A genomic stretch from Zeimonas sediminis includes:
- a CDS encoding response regulator has protein sequence MRVLLVEDDRMIGQAVQTALRQDGYAVDWVRDADAADAALAAGSFDLVLLDLGLPGRDGLSLLRQVRGRRDATPVLVITARDAVGNRIAGLDAGADDYLVKPFDLEELAARMRALLRRSAGRAEAVVEHRGVRLDPAARTASRDGDPLALSPREYAVLEALLLRPGAVLSRAQLEDRLYGWDDAIDSNAVEVYIHGLRRKLGRDFIRNRRGVGWYVPAGETGDEP, from the coding sequence ATGAGGGTGCTGCTCGTCGAGGACGACCGGATGATCGGCCAGGCGGTGCAGACCGCGCTGCGGCAGGACGGCTACGCGGTCGACTGGGTGCGCGACGCCGACGCCGCCGACGCCGCGCTGGCCGCGGGCAGCTTCGACCTGGTCCTGCTCGACCTCGGCCTGCCGGGCCGCGACGGCCTGTCGCTGCTGCGCCAGGTGCGCGGGCGCAGGGACGCGACGCCGGTGCTGGTGATCACCGCGCGCGACGCGGTCGGGAACCGGATCGCCGGGCTCGACGCGGGCGCCGACGACTACCTGGTCAAGCCCTTCGACCTGGAGGAACTGGCTGCCCGGATGCGCGCGCTGCTTCGCCGCAGCGCCGGACGCGCCGAGGCCGTCGTCGAGCACCGCGGCGTGAGGCTGGACCCGGCCGCGCGGACCGCGAGCCGCGACGGCGATCCGCTGGCGCTGTCGCCGCGCGAGTACGCGGTGCTCGAGGCGCTGCTGCTGCGCCCGGGCGCGGTGCTGTCGCGCGCGCAGCTGGAGGATCGCCTGTACGGCTGGGACGACGCGATCGACAGCAACGCGGTCGAGGTCTACATCCACGGCCTGCGCCGCAAGCTCGGCCGGGACTTCATCCGCAACCGGCGCGGCGTCGGCTGGTACGTGCCGGCCGGCGAAACGGGAGACGAGCCATGA
- a CDS encoding prenyltransferase: MWLAATRPQFLTITAVAVVLGLAGARADGVPLDLPKALATLFGALLAHAGANLVNDYHDRDADALNTDGLRPFTGGSRLIQEGRIGARTVALYGYGLLAAVALAGTALALADRPQLWGIGMSGLLLAIAYSAPPLRLSARGLGEPVIGAAWLLVVLGADAVQRSGWSATPVLAGMPLALLVAAILLANGYPDRKADEAAQKRTIVVRLGARRGAWAYLGLVTAAALWLVGAMAVGAMPAWTLAGLLSLPLSLGAARALRRHRDDDPVAALLPAIRSTIAAAHLQGLLVAAGLVLGA, encoded by the coding sequence GTGTGGCTGGCAGCAACGCGGCCGCAGTTCCTCACGATCACCGCCGTCGCGGTGGTGCTCGGCCTGGCCGGCGCTCGCGCCGACGGCGTGCCCCTGGACCTGCCGAAAGCCCTGGCGACGCTGTTTGGCGCGCTCCTCGCTCACGCCGGCGCGAACCTGGTCAACGACTATCACGACCGCGATGCCGACGCCTTGAACACCGACGGCCTGAGGCCCTTCACCGGAGGCAGCCGACTGATCCAGGAAGGCCGGATCGGCGCGCGCACGGTCGCCCTCTACGGGTATGGCCTGCTGGCGGCGGTCGCACTGGCCGGGACAGCGCTCGCGCTGGCCGACAGGCCGCAGCTCTGGGGCATCGGCATGTCGGGGCTGCTGCTGGCGATCGCCTATTCGGCGCCACCGCTGCGGCTGTCGGCGCGAGGGCTCGGCGAACCGGTGATCGGGGCGGCCTGGCTGCTGGTCGTGCTGGGTGCGGACGCTGTCCAGCGCAGCGGCTGGTCGGCAACGCCGGTGCTGGCCGGCATGCCGCTCGCGCTGCTGGTCGCGGCCATCCTTCTCGCAAACGGCTACCCGGACCGGAAGGCGGATGAAGCCGCGCAAAAGCGCACGATCGTCGTGCGACTCGGCGCGCGACGAGGCGCCTGGGCCTACCTGGGGCTCGTCACGGCCGCCGCCCTGTGGCTGGTCGGCGCCATGGCGGTCGGCGCGATGCCGGCGTGGACGCTCGCAGGGCTGTTGTCGCTTCCGCTGTCCCTCGGGGCGGCCCGGGCGCTGCGCCGGCATCGCGACGACGATCCGGTGGCCGCGCTCCTGCCCGCCATCCGGTCGACGATCGCGGCAGCGCACCTGCAGGGGCTGCTTGTCGCGGCCGGGCTCGTGCTCGGCGCCTGA
- a CDS encoding Do family serine endopeptidase, with protein sequence MKRKALLLALAAAGTIGTGTASAWDLFPGHGLHKTAAAAVAQASPVAPAQAAPGADAAPVPLKMAPDYRGIVERYGPAVVGIQVEGPVPASRNEDPELENDPFYRFFRGLPMPRGRTPMRGQGSGFIVGADGVILTNAHVVRDAATVTVKLADRREFEAKVLGIDQATDVAVLKIQASGLPTVRLGDPRQLAVGDYVLAIGSPFGFEQSATSGIVSAKGRALPGDAYVPFIQTDVAVNPGNSGGPLFDAQGRVVGINSQIWSRTGGYQGLSFAIPIDVATRVRDQVLATGTVRHARLGVTVQELNQDLADSFGLDAPKGALIASVLPGSAADKAGLKAGDIVLSMNGKAIEHSTELSALVGMASPGEQVSIEYLRGGARKLVSAVLGESPANLAAADAPGAGDSGEAKLGVAVRPLAPEERQATQLRAGLVVEDVSGAAEQAGIEPGDVILAVNGKPVETVEQLRAAVGGDRHRLALLVQRAGARIFVPVKIG encoded by the coding sequence ATGAAACGCAAAGCCCTGCTCCTTGCGCTGGCTGCAGCCGGCACGATCGGAACGGGAACCGCCTCGGCATGGGACCTGTTCCCCGGACACGGGCTGCACAAGACAGCCGCCGCGGCGGTCGCCCAGGCAAGCCCCGTGGCGCCGGCGCAGGCGGCCCCCGGGGCGGATGCCGCGCCGGTGCCGCTGAAGATGGCGCCCGACTATCGCGGGATCGTCGAGCGCTACGGCCCGGCGGTGGTCGGCATCCAGGTCGAGGGCCCGGTGCCCGCGTCGCGCAACGAGGACCCCGAGCTCGAGAACGATCCGTTCTACCGATTCTTCCGCGGGCTGCCGATGCCGCGCGGCCGGACGCCGATGCGCGGACAGGGGTCGGGGTTCATCGTCGGCGCCGACGGGGTGATCCTCACCAACGCGCACGTGGTCCGCGACGCGGCGACCGTCACCGTCAAGCTCGCCGACCGGCGCGAGTTCGAGGCGAAGGTGCTGGGCATCGACCAGGCGACCGACGTGGCCGTGCTGAAGATCCAGGCCAGCGGGCTGCCGACGGTGCGGCTCGGCGACCCGCGCCAGCTCGCGGTCGGCGACTACGTGCTCGCGATCGGGTCGCCGTTCGGATTCGAGCAGAGCGCGACCTCGGGGATCGTCAGCGCGAAGGGACGCGCGCTGCCCGGCGACGCCTACGTGCCCTTCATCCAGACCGACGTCGCGGTCAACCCCGGCAACTCGGGCGGCCCGCTGTTCGACGCGCAGGGCCGGGTCGTCGGCATCAATTCGCAGATCTGGTCGCGAACCGGCGGCTACCAGGGCCTGTCCTTCGCGATCCCGATCGACGTGGCGACCCGCGTGCGCGACCAGGTCCTCGCGACCGGCACCGTGCGGCACGCGCGGCTGGGCGTCACGGTCCAGGAACTGAACCAGGACCTGGCCGATTCGTTCGGGCTCGATGCGCCGAAGGGCGCTCTGATCGCGAGCGTGCTGCCGGGCAGCGCCGCCGACAAGGCGGGCCTCAAGGCCGGCGACATCGTCCTGTCGATGAACGGCAAGGCGATCGAGCACTCGACCGAGCTGTCGGCGCTGGTCGGGATGGCCAGCCCCGGCGAGCAGGTGTCGATCGAGTACCTGCGCGGCGGCGCGCGCAAGCTGGTGTCGGCGGTGCTGGGCGAGAGCCCGGCCAACCTGGCCGCGGCGGACGCCCCGGGCGCGGGCGACAGCGGCGAGGCGAAGCTGGGCGTGGCGGTCAGGCCGCTGGCGCCGGAAGAGCGCCAGGCGACCCAGCTGCGCGCCGGACTGGTGGTCGAAGACGTGTCGGGTGCAGCCGAGCAGGCCGGCATCGAGCCCGGTGACGTGATCCTCGCGGTCAACGGCAAGCCGGTCGAGACGGTCGAGCAACTGCGCGCCGCGGTCGGCGGCGACAGGCATCGGCTGGCGCTGCTGGTGCAACGTGCGGGGGCCCGGATCTTCGTGCCGGTGAAGATCGGCTGA
- a CDS encoding PLP-dependent aminotransferase family protein: MESVIDDSRAASRPGPGPAERFAAGRDGGVLYLSIAETLARSIRSGAMRRGERVPSVRELARQHGVSLSTATQAYRSLEDARLIEARPRSGYFVAARPPSLPEPDTSRPPQVSKRVDRSALTAEVMRIAEDPDYVSFGAACPAASLFDETKIRRAVARSVQRHRRTLAEYRVGPGHEAVRRAIARHALRLGSVIDPQQLLVTNGCLEAIVLCLRAVTRPGDVVALESPTYFGFFEILEQLHLRALEIPTHPRTGMALDALQLAFETQPVKAVLTVPTLSNPLGASMPLAERRRLARMAGERGIPVIEDVIYNDLSEQDDRRRSVHSFDDGGNVMLCGSFTKTLAPGIRLGWVAAGRWHAQVQRMKAATSGGQSTVLELAVAELLGQTGIESGYRRLRTTIAARVDEAREIIAQSFPRGTRVTDPPGGFILWVEFPHGVDTLELWRSCLDERICFAPGNMFSASDRFGRFARFGVGGRWDDAQRAALRRIGELATRMLADGG, translated from the coding sequence ATGGAAAGCGTCATCGACGATTCGCGGGCCGCGAGCCGGCCCGGGCCGGGGCCGGCCGAGCGCTTCGCGGCCGGGCGCGACGGCGGCGTGCTCTACCTGAGCATCGCCGAGACGCTGGCGCGCTCGATCCGCAGCGGGGCGATGAGGCGCGGCGAGCGCGTGCCCTCGGTGCGAGAGCTCGCCCGGCAGCATGGCGTCTCGCTGTCGACCGCCACGCAGGCCTATCGCTCGCTGGAAGACGCCCGGCTGATCGAGGCGCGCCCCCGCTCCGGGTATTTCGTGGCCGCCAGGCCGCCCTCGCTGCCCGAGCCCGACACCTCGCGGCCGCCGCAGGTTTCGAAGCGGGTCGACCGCTCGGCGCTGACCGCCGAGGTGATGCGGATCGCCGAGGACCCCGATTACGTATCCTTCGGGGCCGCCTGCCCGGCCGCCTCGCTGTTCGACGAGACGAAGATCCGGCGCGCGGTCGCGCGCTCGGTCCAGCGCCACCGGCGCACGCTGGCCGAATATCGCGTCGGACCCGGCCACGAGGCGGTGCGCCGCGCGATCGCGCGCCACGCGCTGCGGCTCGGGTCGGTGATCGATCCGCAGCAGCTGCTGGTGACCAACGGCTGCCTCGAGGCGATCGTGCTGTGCCTGCGCGCGGTCACCCGGCCCGGGGACGTCGTGGCGCTCGAGTCGCCGACCTACTTCGGCTTCTTCGAGATCCTCGAGCAGCTGCACCTGCGCGCGCTGGAGATCCCGACCCATCCGCGCACCGGCATGGCGCTCGACGCGCTGCAGCTGGCCTTCGAGACGCAGCCGGTCAAGGCGGTGCTGACCGTGCCGACGCTGTCGAACCCGCTCGGCGCCAGCATGCCGCTGGCCGAACGCAGGCGGCTCGCGCGGATGGCGGGCGAGCGCGGCATTCCGGTGATCGAGGACGTGATCTACAACGACCTGTCCGAGCAGGACGACCGCCGGCGCAGCGTGCACTCGTTCGACGACGGCGGCAACGTGATGCTGTGCGGCTCGTTCACGAAGACGCTGGCGCCCGGCATCCGGCTCGGCTGGGTCGCCGCGGGCCGCTGGCACGCCCAGGTCCAGCGGATGAAGGCGGCCACCAGCGGCGGGCAGTCCACAGTGCTGGAATTGGCGGTGGCCGAGCTGCTCGGACAGACCGGCATCGAGTCCGGCTACCGCCGCCTGCGCACGACGATCGCGGCCCGTGTCGACGAGGCGCGCGAGATCATCGCGCAGAGCTTTCCGCGCGGCACCCGGGTCACCGATCCGCCGGGCGGCTTCATCCTGTGGGTGGAGTTCCCGCACGGCGTCGACACGCTCGAGCTTTGGCGCAGCTGCCTCGACGAGCGGATCTGCTTCGCGCCGGGCAACATGTTCAGCGCCAGCGACCGTTTCGGCCGCTTCGCCCGCTTCGGCGTCGGCGGCCGCTGGGACGACGCGCAGCGTGCCGCGCTGCGCAGGATCGGCGAGCTCGCGACGCGAATGCTGGCGGACGGCGGCTGA
- a CDS encoding ATP-binding protein — MSGRSLRARLLLSLLPLFVLAEAVIGTITYRYVLDESHALFDYHLEQMALSLRDQGAVPPPPVPPEEREQFDFVVQIWNADGSKVYISQTRSKARLPDRATLGFSDVLTEGERWRVYSLLARGRVIQVGQPYLVRERIAAAAAMRSLTPLLAVAPIVALAIWWLVGLALRPVVGVTREIRRRDANRLDPVPDQGLPAEIEPMVLQLNRLLERLRGAFAAQRAFVADAAHELRTPLAALKLQAGLLGRARDDASRAEALRELQAGIDRSAHLIDQLLMLARSDPEAIAAQASAGQPAEVDLASAAREAVAGLRALAEAQGARIELAGPASLPVPGNPDALHGLVRNLVDNAIRHAPGGSRVLVSLAVDAGRAVLQVDDEGPGIPADERERVFDRFYSRGSGERAGSGLGLSIVRAIVERHGGDIALGDSPQGGLRVTVRLPAGRAGPRVEPREAP; from the coding sequence ATGAGCGGACGGTCGCTGCGCGCGCGGCTGCTGCTGTCGCTGCTGCCGCTGTTCGTGCTGGCCGAGGCGGTGATCGGCACGATCACCTACCGCTACGTGCTCGACGAGAGCCACGCGCTGTTCGACTACCACCTCGAGCAGATGGCGCTGTCGCTGCGCGACCAGGGCGCGGTGCCGCCGCCCCCGGTGCCGCCCGAGGAGCGCGAGCAGTTCGACTTCGTGGTGCAGATCTGGAACGCCGACGGATCGAAGGTCTACATCTCGCAGACCCGCTCGAAGGCGAGGCTGCCCGACCGTGCGACGCTGGGCTTCTCCGACGTGCTCACCGAAGGCGAGCGCTGGCGCGTCTACAGCCTGCTGGCCCGCGGCCGGGTGATCCAGGTCGGCCAGCCCTACCTGGTGCGCGAGCGCATCGCCGCCGCCGCCGCGATGCGCAGCCTGACCCCGCTGCTGGCGGTGGCGCCGATCGTGGCGCTGGCGATCTGGTGGCTGGTCGGGCTCGCGCTGAGGCCGGTGGTCGGCGTGACCCGCGAAATCAGGCGCCGCGATGCCAACCGCCTCGACCCGGTGCCGGACCAGGGGCTCCCGGCCGAGATCGAGCCGATGGTGCTGCAGCTGAACCGCCTGCTGGAACGCTTGCGCGGTGCCTTCGCGGCGCAGCGCGCCTTCGTGGCCGACGCCGCCCACGAACTGCGCACGCCGCTCGCCGCGCTCAAGCTGCAGGCGGGGCTGCTCGGCCGCGCCCGCGACGACGCCTCGCGCGCCGAGGCGCTGCGCGAGCTGCAAGCCGGCATCGACCGGTCCGCGCACCTGATCGACCAGCTGCTGATGCTCGCCCGCAGCGACCCCGAGGCGATCGCGGCACAGGCGAGCGCCGGCCAGCCCGCCGAAGTCGACCTGGCCTCGGCGGCGCGCGAAGCGGTCGCCGGCCTGCGCGCGCTCGCCGAGGCGCAAGGCGCGCGCATCGAGCTGGCCGGGCCCGCGAGCCTGCCGGTGCCCGGCAATCCCGACGCGCTGCACGGGCTGGTGCGCAACCTGGTCGACAACGCGATCCGCCACGCGCCGGGCGGCAGCCGGGTCCTGGTGTCGCTCGCCGTCGACGCCGGCCGGGCAGTGCTGCAGGTCGACGACGAGGGCCCCGGGATCCCGGCCGACGAGCGCGAGCGCGTGTTCGACCGCTTCTACAGCCGCGGCTCGGGCGAGCGCGCCGGCAGCGGGCTGGGCCTGTCGATCGTGCGCGCGATCGTCGAGCGCCACGGCGGCGACATTGCGCTCGGCGATTCCCCGCAAGGCGGGCTGCGCGTGACGGTGCGACTGCCAGCCGGCCGCGCCGGGCCGCGCGTCGAGCCTCGCGAGGCACCTTAA
- a CDS encoding ABC transporter ATP-binding protein/permease — protein sequence METPAEPLASGLNRRLLLRFCEVARPYWQSQERPRALGFLAMLVLLLLGQTGFNVLLIEQTGEFTSALAARDADRFWLSIRQCVVILIVAVPIYALYYWVRDSLGNHWRRWLTNRFLDRYLGDRAYYELNARGGIDNPDQRISEDIRSFTQESLYFLAIALGALIQLVAFTGVLWSISRELVLFLIVYAIAGNLLTTVVFGKALIGLNYFQIRHEADFRFSLVRIRENAEPIAFHRGEAREASRARKFFDAVFENYRKLIRRQFLLNLCQYGFSMMTVVLPSAILASRVISGELEVGRAVQAGGAFAAILSAMTVVVEHFEGLSRFAAGVDRLHAFARTLAAPGEGPAQADRRIETVLAPTLALERVTVTTPNRERTLIRDLSLSVEPAKGLLIVGDSGCGKSSLLRAIAGLWDAGDGRILRPPDERLMFLPQQPYMVLGSLRAQILYPDGSRPVNDDFLLTLLQRVNLGDLAGRVGGLDAELDWGKLLSIGEQQRLAFARVLLHEPAYVMLDEATSALDADNEENLYRQLEATRTTPVSVSHRPALLARHHQVLELTGNGGWQLVPADGYTFG from the coding sequence ATGGAAACCCCCGCAGAACCCCTCGCGAGCGGCCTGAACAGGCGGCTGCTGCTGCGCTTCTGCGAGGTCGCCCGGCCCTACTGGCAGTCGCAGGAGCGGCCGCGCGCGCTGGGCTTCCTCGCGATGCTGGTCCTGCTGCTGCTCGGGCAGACCGGCTTCAATGTGCTGCTGATCGAGCAGACCGGCGAATTCACTTCGGCGCTCGCCGCCCGCGACGCGGACCGCTTCTGGCTGTCCATCCGGCAGTGCGTGGTCATCCTGATCGTCGCGGTGCCGATCTACGCGCTCTACTACTGGGTGCGCGACAGCCTCGGCAATCACTGGCGCCGCTGGCTGACGAACCGCTTCCTCGACCGCTATCTCGGCGATCGCGCCTACTACGAGCTGAACGCGCGAGGCGGCATCGACAACCCCGACCAGCGCATCTCCGAGGACATCCGGTCCTTCACGCAGGAGTCGCTGTACTTCCTGGCGATCGCGCTAGGCGCGCTGATCCAGCTGGTCGCGTTCACCGGCGTGCTGTGGTCGATCTCGAGGGAGCTGGTCCTGTTCCTGATCGTCTACGCGATCGCCGGCAACCTGCTCACCACGGTCGTCTTCGGCAAGGCGCTGATCGGGCTCAACTACTTCCAGATCCGGCACGAGGCCGATTTCCGCTTCAGCCTCGTCCGCATCCGCGAGAACGCCGAGCCGATCGCCTTCCACCGGGGCGAGGCTCGCGAGGCATCCCGGGCCAGGAAGTTCTTCGACGCGGTCTTCGAGAACTACCGCAAGCTGATCCGCAGGCAGTTCCTGCTGAACCTGTGCCAGTACGGGTTCAGCATGATGACGGTCGTGCTGCCCAGTGCGATCCTCGCGTCGCGGGTGATCTCCGGGGAGCTCGAGGTCGGCCGCGCGGTCCAGGCCGGCGGCGCCTTCGCCGCGATCCTCAGCGCGATGACCGTGGTGGTCGAGCACTTCGAGGGCCTGAGCCGCTTCGCCGCGGGCGTCGACCGGCTGCACGCGTTCGCGCGGACGCTGGCCGCGCCGGGCGAGGGCCCGGCGCAGGCCGACCGGCGGATCGAGACGGTGCTCGCGCCGACCCTCGCACTCGAGCGGGTCACCGTCACGACGCCGAACCGGGAGCGGACCCTGATCCGCGACCTGTCGCTGTCGGTCGAGCCTGCGAAGGGCCTGCTGATCGTGGGCGACAGCGGCTGCGGCAAGAGCTCGCTGCTGCGCGCGATCGCCGGCCTCTGGGACGCGGGCGACGGCCGGATCCTGCGCCCTCCGGACGAACGCCTGATGTTCCTGCCGCAGCAACCGTACATGGTGCTGGGAAGCCTGCGCGCCCAGATCCTCTACCCGGACGGCAGCCGGCCGGTGAACGACGATTTCCTGCTGACCCTGCTGCAGCGGGTGAACCTGGGCGACCTGGCCGGGCGCGTCGGCGGCCTCGACGCGGAGCTCGACTGGGGAAAGCTCCTGTCGATCGGCGAGCAGCAGCGGCTGGCCTTCGCGCGCGTGCTGCTCCACGAGCCCGCCTACGTGATGCTCGACGAGGCCACCAGCGCGCTCGACGCCGACAACGAGGAGAACCTGTATCGCCAGCTGGAAGCGACCCGGACCACGCCGGTCAGCGTGAGCCACCGACCGGCGCTGCTGGCGCGCCATCACCAGGTGCTGGAGCTGACCGGCAACGGCGGCTGGCAACTGGTCCCGGCCGATGGCTACACCTTCGGCTAG
- a CDS encoding AI-2E family transporter, which yields MRDRFTDRLSNRLVVGILLGGLLLLTWSVVQPFVVPVVWAAILAYVTWPVLERIRRLFRGRRTLAAAAMTLLLAAAFVLPTLWLALLLRAEMANAYAAVAGVLAKGPYTLPDFVAGIPLLGSWLQEMLDELTRDPAGIRAKLAHLVESSAAESLKVIGGVGRNAAKLGFALITVFFLYRDGEKVLAQAQLVLHRFLGARVDPYLSAAGTMTQAVVWGLVATALAQGVVAGIGYWWFDVAAPVMMGAITAVVALIPFGTPFVWGGIGAWLIADGRLFDGIGLLLWGGFVVSWVDNLVRPLVISNATRIPFLLVMFGVLGGLAAFGLVGLFLGPVILAVVMAVWREWIEESARED from the coding sequence ATGAGAGACCGTTTCACCGATCGACTGTCGAACCGCCTGGTCGTGGGCATCCTGCTCGGCGGGCTGCTGCTGCTGACCTGGAGCGTCGTGCAGCCCTTCGTCGTGCCGGTGGTCTGGGCCGCCATCCTGGCCTACGTCACCTGGCCGGTGCTCGAGCGGATCCGTCGCCTCTTTCGCGGCCGCCGCACGCTGGCCGCCGCGGCGATGACGCTGCTGCTGGCCGCCGCCTTCGTGCTGCCCACGCTGTGGCTCGCGCTGCTGCTCAGGGCCGAGATGGCCAACGCCTATGCGGCGGTGGCCGGCGTGCTCGCCAAGGGTCCCTACACGCTGCCCGACTTCGTGGCCGGCATTCCGCTCCTGGGCAGCTGGCTGCAGGAGATGCTCGACGAGCTCACCCGCGACCCGGCCGGCATCCGGGCCAAGCTCGCGCACCTGGTCGAGTCGAGCGCTGCCGAGTCGCTGAAGGTGATCGGCGGCGTCGGCCGCAATGCCGCCAAGCTCGGGTTCGCGCTGATCACGGTCTTCTTCCTGTACCGCGACGGCGAGAAGGTGCTTGCGCAGGCGCAGCTGGTGCTGCACCGCTTTCTCGGCGCGCGCGTCGACCCTTACCTCAGCGCGGCCGGCACCATGACCCAGGCGGTCGTCTGGGGCCTGGTGGCCACCGCGCTGGCCCAGGGCGTGGTGGCCGGCATCGGCTACTGGTGGTTCGACGTGGCGGCGCCGGTGATGATGGGCGCGATCACCGCGGTCGTCGCGCTGATCCCGTTCGGCACGCCTTTCGTGTGGGGCGGGATCGGCGCCTGGCTGATCGCCGACGGCCGGCTCTTCGACGGCATCGGTCTGCTTCTCTGGGGCGGCTTCGTCGTCAGCTGGGTCGACAACCTGGTGCGGCCGCTGGTGATCAGCAACGCCACCCGCATTCCCTTCCTGCTGGTGATGTTCGGCGTGCTCGGCGGGCTCGCGGCCTTCGGCCTGGTGGGCCTGTTCCTGGGCCCGGTGATCCTCGCGGTGGTCATGGCTGTCTGGCGCGAGTGGATCGAGGAGTCGGCGCGGGAGGACTGA